The following coding sequences are from one Clostridioides difficile ATCC 9689 = DSM 1296 window:
- a CDS encoding PTS lactose/cellobiose transporter subunit IIA has product MDEKIIEISFNIIGYAGEGKGLAFEAIKEAKNGNIEKAKELLKESREVINKAHRYQTELIQNEASGNRTEISVILIHAQDHLMNGMNF; this is encoded by the coding sequence ATGGATGAAAAGATTATAGAAATATCTTTTAATATAATAGGTTATGCAGGTGAAGGTAAAGGATTAGCTTTTGAAGCAATAAAAGAGGCTAAGAATGGAAATATAGAAAAAGCAAAAGAATTATTAAAAGAGTCTAGGGAAGTTATAAATAAAGCACATAGATATCAAACAGAATTAATACAAAACGAAGCTAGTGGAAACAGGACTGAAATAAGTGTCATACTTATACATGCACAGGACCACCTAATGAATGGCATGAATTTTTAA
- a CDS encoding EAL domain-containing protein: protein MLKRNFENVEDNKILYSIKQGMILAIPAIMTGSTALVILNLPIKAYQEYLSGLFNGEVTNILNFINDSTLGIISLIILLTISYSYGKIYGSKYTVLVPIVAMCSFLVFSHGNELNSYIEIFKTKWLFTSIIVSMTSSVLFVKLTESFVTSVKFHTEGADADFNMVVSAIVPFIIVVFLFSIFRVIMISLIGSSNFQDIFYNLFSNVFNKMGTNLMSALLFIFLMHFMWFFGIHGSNVLDTVAKNLFENSMAININLVNNNQLPTEIFTKTFFDTMVLLGGCGSLLCLVIAIFLSEKRINVRKLAKIASIPALFNINEMLVFGIPIVFNYIMFVPFVITPIILTITSYVAMSTGIVPCTVSAVEWTSPIFLSGYMSTGSIRGSLLQVFNLCVGVMIYIPFIKMSQNRYTYMFKNNIENLTNLLKRYELTGEQPNLLNHNGKIGSISKMLASDLKFAMKRGEIELFYQPQVNYNGNVVGAEGLLRWKHSIGGFIYPPLVIILAKEEGFLDELGEYIINKACIDLKKSEKLLRNPVKFSVNISPDQLDDPKLPEQIKNIISSNDINPNMLGIEITEQIALSGSQIIIERINAIHNLGIKLIMDDFGMGHSSLIYLQNNNFDIVKLDGSLVKEILTNKRSSEIIMTIVNLSKNLDFDIVVEYVENIDQRDKLYGLGCEIYQGYYYSKAIPFEEFVEYANQEREI, encoded by the coding sequence TTGCTAAAGAGAAATTTTGAAAATGTTGAGGATAATAAAATTTTATACTCTATAAAGCAGGGTATGATTTTAGCGATACCTGCTATTATGACTGGTTCAACTGCTCTTGTAATTTTGAATCTTCCAATAAAGGCTTATCAAGAATATTTATCAGGCTTGTTTAATGGAGAGGTTACAAATATTCTTAACTTTATAAATGATTCTACTTTAGGAATTATTTCATTAATAATATTATTAACAATAAGCTATAGTTATGGAAAAATATATGGGAGCAAGTATACAGTACTTGTTCCTATAGTTGCAATGTGCTCTTTTTTAGTATTTTCACATGGTAATGAGCTTAATTCTTATATAGAAATATTTAAAACAAAGTGGTTATTTACATCTATAATTGTTTCTATGACATCTTCTGTATTGTTTGTAAAACTTACAGAATCTTTTGTTACAAGTGTAAAGTTTCATACAGAAGGGGCTGATGCAGACTTTAATATGGTAGTTTCGGCTATAGTTCCTTTCATAATAGTAGTATTTTTGTTTTCTATTTTTAGAGTGATAATGATAAGTCTAATTGGCAGTTCAAACTTTCAAGATATATTTTATAATTTATTTTCAAATGTTTTTAATAAAATGGGAACAAACCTTATGAGTGCTCTGTTGTTTATTTTTTTAATGCACTTTATGTGGTTTTTTGGGATTCATGGTAGTAATGTATTAGATACCGTCGCAAAAAATTTATTTGAAAATAGTATGGCAATTAACATAAATTTAGTTAATAATAATCAATTACCAACAGAAATTTTTACTAAGACCTTTTTTGATACAATGGTTTTATTGGGAGGATGTGGCTCTTTACTATGTTTAGTAATTGCAATTTTTCTTAGTGAAAAACGTATAAATGTAAGAAAGTTAGCTAAAATTGCTTCAATACCAGCTCTTTTTAATATCAATGAGATGCTAGTTTTCGGGATACCAATTGTTTTTAACTATATTATGTTTGTACCTTTTGTAATTACTCCTATAATCTTAACCATTACAAGTTATGTGGCTATGTCTACAGGTATTGTACCATGTACAGTTTCAGCTGTAGAATGGACCTCACCTATATTTTTAAGTGGATATATGTCTACAGGTTCAATAAGAGGTAGTTTGTTGCAAGTATTTAATTTATGTGTTGGTGTTATGATTTATATTCCGTTTATAAAAATGTCGCAAAATAGATATACATATATGTTTAAAAATAATATAGAAAATTTAACAAACTTATTAAAAAGGTATGAATTAACAGGTGAACAGCCTAATCTTCTAAACCATAATGGTAAAATAGGTTCAATTTCAAAAATGTTGGCATCAGACTTGAAGTTTGCTATGAAAAGAGGAGAAATAGAGCTTTTTTATCAACCACAAGTCAATTATAATGGAAATGTTGTGGGAGCAGAGGGATTACTTAGATGGAAACATTCAATAGGAGGGTTCATTTATCCACCACTAGTTATAATTTTGGCTAAAGAAGAAGGGTTCTTAGATGAGCTTGGAGAGTATATTATTAATAAAGCATGTATTGATTTAAAGAAGAGTGAAAAGCTATTGAGAAATCCTGTTAAGTTCTCTGTAAATATATCTCCAGACCAACTTGATGACCCTAAGTTACCAGAGCAAATAAAAAATATCATTAGTAGTAATGATATAAATCCTAATATGTTAGGTATAGAAATAACAGAGCAAATTGCATTATCAGGTTCACAAATAATTATTGAACGTATCAATGCGATACATAACTTGGGAATAAAGTTAATTATGGATGATTTTGGGATGGGGCATAGCTCTCTTATATATCTTCAAAATAATAACTTTGATATAGTTAAATTGGATGGTTCATTAGTTAAAGAGATACTTACAAATAAAAGAAGTAGTGAAATTATAATGACTATTGTAAATCTTTCAAAAAATTTAGATTTTGATATAGTTGTTGAGTATGTTGAAAATATAGACCAAAGGGATAAGTTATATGGTTTAGGATGTGAAATATATCAAGGATATTATTATAGCAAAGCAATACCTTTTGAAGAGTTTGTAGAATATGCAAATCAAGAAAGAGAGATATAA
- a CDS encoding GntR family transcriptional regulator has product MLRNQPLYIQVVDILKQKILNNEYKIDENIPTERELEQEFGVSKITIRKAIEILESEGYVEKKSGKGTKVISNSLFNKLSKAESFSSILLSKGHKLFKETISIEKIINDTNSQVFSIFGEKCSKITRMYYLDSKPYIFFTHYIPFDENLTVESFNNENSLYMYLYRRNINITRFEDEFFIEESELEVSKALNLAKDILLGRKRKTYDENDNIVELSFARYNTEVQNYVIKYEI; this is encoded by the coding sequence ATGTTAAGAAATCAACCATTATATATACAAGTTGTAGATATATTAAAGCAAAAAATATTAAATAACGAATATAAAATTGATGAAAATATTCCAACAGAAAGGGAGTTAGAGCAAGAGTTTGGAGTCAGTAAAATTACTATTAGAAAAGCTATTGAGATATTAGAATCAGAAGGATATGTAGAGAAAAAAAGTGGAAAAGGGACAAAAGTAATAAGTAATAGCCTTTTTAATAAGCTATCAAAAGCAGAGTCTTTTTCAAGTATACTTTTATCTAAAGGTCATAAGTTATTTAAGGAGACTATTTCAATTGAAAAAATAATAAATGATACAAATTCACAAGTATTTAGTATATTTGGAGAAAAATGTAGCAAGATTACTAGAATGTATTATTTAGATAGTAAGCCATATATATTTTTTACTCATTATATTCCTTTTGATGAAAATCTAACTGTTGAAAGTTTTAATAATGAAAATTCTTTATATATGTACTTATATAGGAGAAATATAAATATAACTAGATTTGAAGATGAATTTTTTATAGAAGAATCAGAACTAGAGGTATCAAAGGCTTTAAATCTAGCTAAAGACATATTATTAGGAAGAAAAAGAAAGACCTATGATGAGAATGATAATATAGTTGAGCTATCATTTGCAAGATATAATACAGAAGTACAAAACTATGTAATTAAATACGAAATATAA
- a CDS encoding ATP-binding protein, whose amino-acid sequence MNEDKIRKILAKYAKRRDDNELLLEHRKNEVYNRIPEIKSIDDEISKIGLSLAKIVLLNPKSKDEIVKKTKENIESLKVKKERLLAESNIPLDYLEIKFQCISCKDKGFLPNGEKCSCLKQEIVNEAYKMSNLDRILSQENFSNFNLNIFSPKKGSDGEISPRENMLNNLSICENFVHDFKKDNSENLLFYGSTGLGKTYMCNCIAKELLDKGNVVIYQTSFRILDILEDYKFRRDTNNQISEDNYKNLFDCDLLIIDDLGTELNNSFTSGEIFNIVNTRLVAGKKIIISTNLTPSQIGNTYTQRTLSRILDKFRILEFTGDDLRWERFK is encoded by the coding sequence ATGAATGAGGATAAAATAAGAAAAATACTTGCTAAATATGCTAAGAGAAGAGATGATAATGAACTCTTATTAGAACATAGAAAAAATGAGGTATATAATAGAATCCCGGAGATAAAATCTATAGATGATGAAATTTCTAAAATAGGTCTCAGTTTAGCTAAGATAGTACTTTTAAATCCCAAATCTAAAGATGAAATTGTAAAGAAGACTAAAGAGAATATAGAGTCTTTAAAAGTAAAGAAAGAAAGACTTTTAGCTGAAAGTAACATACCTCTTGATTACTTGGAAATAAAGTTTCAATGTATTTCTTGTAAAGATAAAGGATTTTTACCTAATGGAGAAAAATGTTCTTGCCTCAAACAAGAAATTGTAAATGAAGCTTATAAAATGTCTAATTTAGATAGGATTTTAAGTCAGGAAAATTTTTCGAATTTTAACTTGAATATATTTTCTCCTAAGAAAGGCTCTGATGGTGAAATATCTCCTAGAGAAAATATGCTAAATAATTTAAGTATCTGCGAAAATTTTGTTCATGATTTTAAGAAGGATAATAGTGAAAATCTACTGTTTTATGGTTCTACTGGACTAGGAAAGACCTATATGTGCAATTGTATTGCAAAGGAATTGTTAGATAAAGGCAATGTTGTAATCTATCAAACTTCTTTTAGAATTTTAGATATTCTTGAAGATTATAAATTTAGAAGAGACACAAATAATCAAATAAGTGAAGATAATTATAAAAACTTGTTTGATTGTGATTTATTAATAATAGATGACCTTGGAACTGAACTTAATAATTCTTTTACTAGTGGAGAAATCTTCAATATTGTAAATACAAGACTTGTTGCTGGTAAAAAAATCATTATTTCAACCAACTTAACACCATCTCAAATAGGAAATACTTACACTCAAAGAACTCTCTCTAGAATATTAGATAAGTTTAGGATTTTAGAATTTACTGGAGATGATTTGAGATGGGAAAGATTTAAATAA
- a CDS encoding DnaD domain protein, with translation MFFKESNEIDLGEITIPNIFIDIFMPMADGLYVKVYLLGYRQACDITSNPKFDNNSIAKNLNIPLSDVLSAWKFWEEKKIIKIHDNGEYDNFNYSIEFLDLKNFYIENILSNNSSIKSNTDKVVSTSENPSIRKMFNSINKIVGRYLDPSEKMSIMDIMNKYNMSPDMILCAYEYVKDKTGTSKPVKYIEGIIRNWYDSNLYTPKDVEESFLVRSERYILYKTIFNELGFSRQPSKSEKELMDTWFDKFNMDIDLIINACSKSKNISNPSISYINGIIKNWNEKNIKNLNDLKQKEEERIVKENINKKQINTTQNNNTYKKTKFHNFNETFTQYTSDELDEIIKKSQKEKFK, from the coding sequence ATGTTTTTTAAAGAAAGCAATGAAATAGATTTAGGTGAAATCACTATTCCCAATATCTTTATAGATATATTTATGCCAATGGCGGACGGGTTATACGTAAAAGTTTATCTTTTAGGATATAGACAAGCATGTGATATTACTTCTAATCCTAAGTTCGACAATAATTCAATAGCCAAAAACCTAAATATACCATTGTCTGATGTGTTATCTGCTTGGAAATTCTGGGAAGAAAAGAAGATTATAAAAATACATGACAATGGAGAATATGATAATTTTAATTATTCAATAGAATTTTTAGATTTAAAAAATTTCTATATTGAGAATATATTAAGCAATAATTCATCTATAAAATCTAATACAGATAAAGTTGTATCTACTTCTGAAAATCCAAGTATTAGAAAAATGTTTAATTCTATAAATAAAATAGTTGGGCGATATCTCGACCCAAGTGAAAAGATGAGTATTATGGATATAATGAATAAATACAATATGAGCCCCGATATGATACTTTGCGCATATGAATACGTCAAAGATAAAACTGGTACATCAAAGCCCGTTAAATACATTGAAGGCATTATTAGAAATTGGTATGATTCAAATTTATATACACCAAAAGATGTTGAAGAAAGCTTTTTGGTAAGAAGTGAACGATATATTTTATATAAAACGATTTTCAATGAATTGGGATTTTCAAGACAACCATCAAAATCAGAAAAAGAACTTATGGACACCTGGTTTGATAAATTTAATATGGATATAGATTTGATAATAAATGCATGTTCTAAGTCTAAGAATATTTCAAACCCAAGTATATCTTATATAAATGGTATAATTAAAAATTGGAATGAAAAAAATATAAAAAATTTAAATGATTTAAAGCAAAAAGAGGAAGAACGTATAGTTAAGGAGAATATTAATAAGAAGCAGATTAATACTACTCAAAACAACAATACTTACAAAAAAACTAAGTTTCATAATTTCAACGAAACATTCACTCAGTATACCTCTGATGAGCTCGATGAGATTATTAAAAAAAGTCAAAAAGAAAAGTTTAAGTAG
- the rlmH gene encoding 23S rRNA (pseudouridine(1915)-N(3))-methyltransferase RlmH, whose product MNISIVVVGKIKEKYLKLGIDEFKKRLSKYCKLEIIELDDEKAPENLSVKEMEIIKDKEGKKILGKIKHNSYVIALAIDGKGLSSEELAKTMSDLAVRGNSSLCFIIGGSLGLSDEVLGRADYRLSFSRMTFPHQMMRLILLEQIYRAYRINNGEPYHK is encoded by the coding sequence ATGAATATAAGTATAGTAGTAGTAGGTAAAATTAAAGAAAAATATTTAAAATTAGGTATTGATGAGTTCAAGAAAAGGCTTTCTAAGTATTGTAAGTTAGAAATTATAGAGTTGGATGATGAAAAAGCTCCAGAGAATTTGAGTGTTAAGGAAATGGAAATTATAAAAGACAAAGAAGGAAAGAAAATTTTAGGGAAGATAAAGCATAATAGTTATGTTATAGCCTTGGCTATTGATGGGAAGGGTTTATCCTCTGAAGAACTTGCTAAGACTATGAGTGATTTAGCAGTTAGAGGTAATAGTAGTCTCTGTTTTATAATAGGAGGTTCTCTAGGGCTTTCTGATGAGGTTTTAGGAAGGGCTGATTATAGGTTATCTTTTTCTAGGATGACTTTTCCTCATCAGATGATGAGATTGATATTGTTAGAACAGATTTATAGGGCTTATAGGATAAATAATGGAGAACCGTATCATAAATAA
- a CDS encoding M1 family metallopeptidase produces MVIKFNQKVRRTLSVAILFMVLIIGCFIEKDDSLETYKEKTNSKINQYNMDVIFDDETKRLMCNQNVDYINNTKSNIDKIYFHIYPNAFSKKDFAPFEKSEMTRAYPNGFNEGYIDIKNILNNNSKMEYKIKGDKNDILEIELGKELKPNERMSLDIKYNVKIPNSIGRFGYGENTINVTNWFPIACVNDERGWNLKSYETIGDPFYSETSDFHVKLLIPNKYKIAHTGKLIDDKHDNKKMLYEIEAENVRDFAFILSSKFDVNKVDSKGVAINTYNLNKKLSKKATEVAKDSINIFSELFGKYPYKEFSVVASDFFIGGMEYPMLVMIDQSLYNEKNEFLLEYVIAHETAHQWWYSAVGNDEISEPWLDEALTEYSTIVYFEQKYGKDMANKLIKTMEIQTKSYLSENIFKPANEYKNSTEYSLNVYTKGAIAFNEIRKEVGDKVFFETLNEYYNKYKHKNANGRAFVELWNSKGVDINKIISECK; encoded by the coding sequence TTGGTTATAAAATTCAACCAAAAAGTAAGAAGAACATTATCAGTAGCGATTCTATTTATGGTATTAATAATAGGTTGCTTTATAGAAAAGGATGACAGTTTAGAAACATACAAAGAAAAAACTAATTCAAAAATAAATCAGTATAATATGGATGTTATATTTGATGATGAGACTAAGAGGTTAATGTGCAATCAGAATGTTGACTACATAAATAATACAAAATCAAACATAGATAAAATATATTTCCATATATATCCGAATGCTTTTTCCAAGAAAGATTTTGCTCCTTTTGAAAAAAGTGAAATGACAAGGGCTTATCCTAATGGATTTAACGAAGGATATATAGATATAAAGAATATATTAAATAATAATAGTAAAATGGAGTATAAAATTAAAGGAGACAAAAATGACATATTAGAAATAGAATTAGGGAAAGAGTTAAAACCAAATGAAAGAATGTCATTAGATATAAAATATAACGTAAAAATACCAAATTCAATTGGAAGATTTGGATATGGAGAAAATACTATAAATGTTACTAATTGGTTTCCTATAGCTTGTGTAAATGATGAAAGGGGATGGAATTTAAAGAGTTATGAAACTATTGGCGACCCATTTTATAGTGAGACTAGCGATTTTCATGTGAAACTATTGATTCCAAATAAATATAAAATTGCTCATACAGGAAAACTTATTGATGATAAACATGATAATAAGAAAATGCTATATGAAATAGAAGCTGAAAACGTTAGAGATTTTGCATTTATACTAAGTAGCAAATTTGATGTAAACAAAGTAGATTCAAAGGGAGTAGCTATCAATACATATAATTTAAATAAAAAGCTTTCTAAAAAAGCAACTGAAGTGGCAAAAGATTCAATAAATATATTTAGTGAATTATTTGGAAAGTATCCTTACAAAGAATTTTCTGTTGTAGCAAGTGACTTTTTTATAGGGGGGATGGAATACCCTATGCTTGTTATGATAGACCAAAGTTTATATAATGAAAAAAATGAATTTTTACTAGAATATGTTATTGCCCATGAGACAGCCCATCAATGGTGGTATTCTGCTGTTGGAAATGATGAAATAAGTGAACCCTGGTTAGATGAAGCACTTACTGAATATTCTACAATAGTTTATTTTGAACAAAAGTATGGTAAAGATATGGCAAACAAGCTTATAAAAACTATGGAGATACAGACAAAAAGTTATTTGAGCGAAAATATATTTAAGCCAGCAAATGAGTATAAAAATTCTACTGAATACAGCTTGAATGTTTATACAAAAGGCGCAATAGCATTTAATGAAATAAGAAAAGAAGTTGGAGATAAAGTATTCTTTGAGACTTTAAATGAGTACTATAATAAATATAAGCATAAAAATGCTAATGGAAGAGCTTTTGTGGAACTATGGAATAGTAAAGGTGTAGATATAAATAAGATTATAAGTGAATGTAAGTAA
- a CDS encoding MBL fold metallo-hydrolase: protein MLKYCSVGSGSSGNCHYIGYKNTNILVDAGLSGKRITTGLKDIGVDADKLKGIFITHEHVDHIKGAGILSRKFDIPVFANIKTWCSMKDKLGDIKDKNMKVFENDKTYSLGDIIVRPFSIEHDASDPVGYNFYTESDEKMSIATDIGCITQNIKKHLYKSKLVVLESNYDPNMLMMGSYTYALKKRVMSSTGHLSNEDAANFCVELINEGTESILLAHLSKENNFPELAYETSKGVLASNDIVVGQDVKLDVLSRNDVSNVYEMK, encoded by the coding sequence ATGCTAAAGTATTGTTCAGTAGGGAGTGGTAGTAGTGGTAATTGCCACTATATAGGGTATAAAAATACTAATATACTAGTAGATGCAGGATTAAGTGGCAAGAGAATAACTACAGGTCTTAAAGACATTGGTGTAGATGCAGATAAATTAAAAGGAATATTTATAACACATGAGCATGTTGACCATATAAAAGGAGCAGGTATATTATCAAGAAAGTTTGATATACCAGTATTTGCTAATATAAAAACATGGTGTTCTATGAAGGACAAATTAGGTGACATCAAAGATAAAAATATGAAAGTATTTGAAAATGATAAAACCTACTCATTAGGTGATATCATAGTAAGACCTTTTTCAATAGAACATGATGCGTCTGACCCAGTTGGATATAATTTTTATACAGAGAGTGATGAAAAAATGTCTATAGCTACTGATATAGGATGTATAACTCAAAATATAAAAAAACATCTATATAAATCTAAATTAGTAGTATTGGAATCAAATTATGACCCTAATATGCTTATGATGGGTTCATATACATATGCTTTAAAGAAAAGAGTAATGTCAAGTACTGGTCATTTATCCAATGAAGATGCAGCTAATTTCTGCGTTGAACTTATTAATGAAGGTACAGAATCTATATTATTAGCACATTTAAGTAAAGAAAATAATTTTCCTGAGTTAGCGTATGAGACTTCAAAAGGAGTATTAGCATCAAATGATATAGTAGTTGGACAAGATGTAAAACTAGATGTACTATCACGAAATGATGTTTCTAATGTTTATGAGATGAAGTAG
- a CDS encoding adenylosuccinate synthase, translating into MKTVAIVGSQWGDEGKGKVIDYLATQADVVVRGQGGNNAGHTLVVEGKKYALHLIPSGVLNPNTVNIIGNGIVFDPKGFLEELEMFKTDNISTENIKISDRAHVIFPYHKELDALSEEARGDLKIGTTKKGIGPCYMDKTERSGIRICDLMDKDKFAIKLKAQIDAKNEIVKNIYGKEELFDFETIYNEYLGYAEQIRKYVADTSVIVYDAVRAGKKVLFEGAQGTLLDLDLGTYPFVTSSHPTSGGFAIGAGIGPNMIKDVVGIVKAYTTRVGEGPFVTEQINETGDKIREQGHEFGVTTGRPRRCGWFDAVIVKYAARVNGLTSISFMLLDVLTGFDKIKVCTSYKMGDKIITDFPASLDDLAKCEPVYEELDGWNEDITQIDNFDDLPENAKKYVAKIEELVGVSVDMVSVGPNRAQTIIRRNIFA; encoded by the coding sequence ATGAAAACAGTTGCAATTGTTGGTTCTCAATGGGGAGATGAAGGTAAAGGTAAAGTTATAGATTATCTTGCTACTCAAGCAGATGTAGTAGTAAGAGGGCAAGGTGGAAATAATGCAGGACATACATTAGTTGTAGAAGGTAAAAAATACGCATTACATCTAATTCCATCTGGAGTTTTAAATCCAAATACAGTGAATATAATCGGAAATGGAATAGTGTTTGACCCTAAAGGATTTTTAGAAGAATTGGAAATGTTTAAAACGGATAATATAAGTACAGAAAATATAAAAATAAGTGATAGAGCACATGTCATATTCCCATATCATAAAGAACTAGATGCATTGTCAGAAGAAGCCAGAGGCGATTTAAAGATAGGTACAACAAAAAAAGGTATTGGACCTTGTTATATGGATAAAACAGAGAGATCTGGTATTAGAATATGTGACTTAATGGATAAAGATAAATTTGCTATAAAATTAAAAGCTCAAATAGATGCTAAAAATGAAATAGTTAAAAATATATATGGAAAAGAAGAACTATTTGATTTTGAAACTATATATAACGAATATCTAGGATATGCAGAACAAATAAGAAAATATGTGGCAGATACGTCTGTTATTGTATATGATGCAGTAAGAGCAGGTAAAAAAGTATTGTTTGAAGGAGCACAAGGGACTTTATTAGATTTAGATTTAGGAACTTATCCATTTGTTACATCTTCTCATCCAACATCTGGTGGATTTGCAATTGGTGCAGGTATAGGACCAAATATGATAAAAGACGTTGTTGGTATAGTAAAAGCATATACTACAAGAGTTGGAGAAGGACCGTTTGTTACAGAGCAAATAAATGAAACTGGAGATAAGATAAGAGAACAAGGACATGAATTTGGGGTAACTACTGGTAGACCAAGAAGATGTGGGTGGTTTGATGCAGTTATAGTTAAGTATGCAGCTAGAGTTAATGGATTGACTAGTATTTCATTTATGTTACTTGATGTATTAACTGGATTTGATAAGATAAAAGTTTGTACGTCTTATAAAATGGGCGATAAGATAATAACGGATTTCCCAGCTTCATTAGATGATTTAGCAAAATGTGAACCTGTATATGAAGAATTAGATGGATGGAATGAAGATATAACTCAAATAGATAACTTTGATGACCTTCCAGAGAATGCAAAGAAATATGTAGCAAAAATAGAAGAGCTAGTTGGAGTAAGTGTAGATATGGTTTCTGTTGGTCCAAATAGAGCTCAAACTATAATAAGAAGAAATATATTTGCTTAA
- a CDS encoding PTS sugar transporter subunit IIB, producing MIKIMLACSAGMSTSLLVTKMESAAKENGIESQIWAIPESTIQNEIEKCDVLLLGPQVRYVLPKAQEIAKPYNIPVEVINMMHYGTVNGEAVLNRAIELNNTK from the coding sequence ATGATAAAAATAATGTTGGCCTGTTCAGCAGGAATGTCTACAAGTTTATTAGTTACTAAAATGGAAAGTGCAGCTAAAGAAAATGGTATAGAGTCGCAAATTTGGGCAATACCAGAATCAACTATACAAAATGAAATAGAAAAATGTGATGTATTATTACTAGGACCACAAGTTAGATATGTATTACCTAAGGCTCAAGAAATTGCTAAGCCATATAATATACCAGTAGAAGTTATAAATATGATGCACTATGGAACAGTTAATGGAGAAGCTGTTTTAAATAGAGCGATAGAACTTAACAACACTAAGTAA